The region tcaaacttaatttcacgtcataaagattaaaaatgcattttcagtaaaaagagaaaaaaaaaaaagaacgggtggttttttttttggttaaaatgaGGTCTAAAGACAGTGGCCCATGTCTGCGCCAGAAAGACCTCGCGCAGACGTTTTTTGGTCTGcgcacttccaaaaaacaaacactctgcGAGGGCATATGTCTGTGCGttgtctgcgcggcgcagacaaAATTGGTTGCGCAGCTCTtcacaaaaaaaacaaacagcccCTAAGTCATTTTCATTTCAAGTCCATTAAGTAAAAAGTTAAAACACAGCTTAATTAATGATTTTCCCAAACAAAACAATCCACCACAAGTAAAATGCGATAGTTAATAGTTGTAAGTTTACCACTAGCAGAAACTTGGATATAACAATAAAAGAAGCTGAAAATGTATCATCAGTTCCTCCTTCCTATACTCAAAAGACAACATTAACTATCAAACTAACAACATTGGTGGTGTCTCGCCTGTTGGAACACCTTACACAAATTTTAGCTCCTAATAACTTTTGATTAGTAAACTGTATTGCATTTTCATGGCACAAAACATCTAAACTCCAACCCAACcacttttctataaaaaaaaaaaaaaaaaaaccttctcAACAAGTCTCAAAAGCATAAGAAACAAGTTAACTTAGTAACACGATTTACTCCAACACAATGACACCCGGGCTTCGTCCTTCCCCATCTTCCATTGCCACATCAGCAGTGTTTGTGGTCCCGTTGACTTCATGCTGACTCACATCACCATTGCTCTTTTCATTTCCAAGAATCTTGGAGACTTGTTCATGTATCCCTTCCAGTGGTTCAAGCTTCTTTTTCAGCTTCAAACCTGCACCAGGTTTGTTCCCCACATATGCCTCAACTGATTCAACCGCATTTTCCTCAACTATCTTGCACATCTACAAATTATATGCAACAATTTAGCTAAAATAAATTTACTTTtacacaattaaaaaaaataacccAAATTTAGTTACCTCGTTATAATGGCGGGCCATTGCCAAACGATCCTTTTTATCATCACAAGCTGCTGCTGTTATTTCTTCTGGAGCTGTAAGAAAAGACCAATTAGATTTTATAAACAACtgcatattttattattttgacttGACAGTTTGACTTACAGATAACTTGGATTTGAGGCAATTGACCAATCATCTGAGAACTTGTGTCATTGTGGCTTGCACTTGGTCTGTCCACAACCTTTTGATCAGTTTCCATGTCATCATTCCGAATCTCATTGGGTTTTTCATCAccctattttatttataaaaaaaaaacaccaaaTGAGCAAGACAgcagaaagaaaaagaaacataTATAATAATGACTTACAAAGTATTCTTTCTGGTATTCGGCATTAAGTCCTTTTTCCAGAAGGAGGACACGTTTCTTAACAAACTCAACCAGTCTTCTTTGCATCTCTCTGAAGTGATACAAAGCATTATTTGCAGCAGCAGTGGAATCCTGAACTTGTGCTTGTGCTTGTGGTTGAGTAGCTGCTACTGCTGTTGCTGGTGTTTGAGCTTCAACACTTCCAGGTGGGACAAATTGACCTTGAGGTGCCCCTGGGAGACTCATATTTATACCAGGGAGATTCAACTCTTGACAAATCACTTCTTGCACCCTCAAATCCTTGTCATCAACAATAGCTTGCCATCTTCCATAACCATGCCTTTATAGTTTATAGTTCATACACACCAAACAAAACAAGAATATGAACATGATATTgagttgtatttatttatttataattacaaaattaaattttaaattattgagCTCACTTCAAGACAGCACGGAGTAGGGTTCGATCGTGTTCCTCCTTCCAGAATTTTAAACCTCTTAATCCTGGATACCGATAGATGATGTCATCTGTAAAAAGGGGAGCACTTTGATTCTCTGAAGTGTTTTTTACCTGTAGCAGTAATTAAAACAATTAACATACCAAAAAGATTAGAAAAAATCAAACATGTAAAAGATAGTTATAAAAACGTATTGATCATCAACTTACTTTATCTCTTACAAGAAGCAAGACTGCAATCCTGACAAGTACATCTTCTATTCTTAGCCCTTCTTTCGGAACACCATCtgcattaaaataaaattataaaaaaacatgaactctgacaaaaaaaataaaaatcatagtTTTAAGTTTTAACCATAAAAAGTCACCTGAAAAAGTTGCAGCATCTGTAATGTCTTCAGAAATGTGCGACAAGAAGAGAGTTCCATAACTGCATGACATAATAAACCAAAACAGACCATCTTTTAAAATTCAAATCACCAACAAAAGAAAAAGTTAAACTAATTTTTGCAGATGAAACAGCTCTTACACTTTAATTTCCTCATAACTCTTTTGCTTCAAACGTGAAGTAAATTCCGCCCAATCAAAGTCTCCAACCCCAAATCTGCAATGTACTTTACACAGTTAATACTGATTActaataaaaaaaaagtgtaaaaaGATAAAGACAAATCTATAATACCTCATCAAGATTTGAACAAATTGAGCCCTTTGACTTTGATTAAATCCCAATACTCTAAAGGCTCTCCCTTCACCTTCCATAAGAGGAAGTAGCTCAGCATTGTCAACTGCAAATATAATTAAGAAAAAGATCCCATTAACAAATATTATCACCCCAAACAAAACAAATTTATGCAACTTATAAAAGATTAAAAGATAAAAGTGTATCATACCACGTGTTTTCTTCCTGTAAGGCTTTTTCACAGGTGTTGCTCCAGCTGAATTCTCTCCATCAGACAACTCGGCCTCATAATTATCATCAGCATCAGAGCTTACATCTTCCAATCCAGCAAGATCATCATCTTCAACAGACACCATCTGCTTTCTGCTTCTTTTACCTTTTCCCATAGAATTCAACTCTTCAACTTTGTGAACTTCATATCTGTCTTTTAACAACTCCTCCCAATAACTTGATCTTTCTGGATTTGTGGCTGCACTTTTGTCCTCTGCTATGGGTTCTTGTATTTCCTCTTCCTCTTTTGACGCCTCATCAATGTACTCAAAATTTGCCACCTAAATCATATTCATATACACAACAAAAGTTTAAAAGTTCAAGTCTTTAGTCTAGAGGTGAATAAATATCGATTTATTGTGCAAAAAAAGGAAAACCTTAAATGCTTTCAAAAAGCCATCTTCTTCTGCATCTTCCATTGCAGCATTTTCTTCTTCAGTGTAATCACGGTTAAGCAATCTATCAAAGTGTCAAACATTACAAACGTTAAAAGAAGATATAACAAACCATTTAAGgaatgtttattttttatttgatgatCTTAATGAGTTAAGCATTTTTTTACCTATCTATTGCAGCATCATCGTAATGGATTTGTCTTGATTTCATAGCCTCATCATTCTCATCAGCAAATAACTCCTTTGATCCATACCTGATGATGTCATCCAGCTCTTCCTACATATTGTAATAAATCATAACCAAATCATATATGATATAACAATTTCTTATATTAATGTAATATATTTTGTCTACATGCATATGAACATCAAATGACTATAAACATGTACCTGATTGATGTTTTGATTTTTAAGCTTGCCAACAACCAAATGCTCCAACACCATCTTCTTCTTGGTCATCTCCATCATCCTTTCTTCAATTGTTCCTCTTGTTATAAGTCTAAATATCATAACCTGAAAATGGCAGTTATCAGAAATTACAGAAATACCCTTATGTTAGTTAACCGACCAAAACATATAGCCTGATCTCCTGTAACAATTTCTAACCTTATTTTTCTGTCCAAGACGATGAGCTCTGGCCATTGCTTGTAGATCAGCATGAGGATTCCAATCACtgttacaaaaaaaatatatcaagatAGAAACAGGCAACTACAACTACAAATACAAATACTGAAAAGTTACAGCTTTTTACCTGTCATAAATAATAACTGTATCTGCAGTGGCAAGGTTAATACCCAAACCACCAGCTCTAGTAGATAGCAGAAAGCAAAATCTAGAAGAATTACTGACATTGAACCTATCAATTCGAACTTGTCTTTCCCCTCCACTAACTTTTCCATCAATTCGTTCATATAGCCATTtctagaaaaaagaaaaaaataaagtaaaggtTAAATCATTCCAAATGAAAGGGTAAACTGGTTAAACATTCATACCTTGTAATTGCAATAATCTTCAAGCAAATCCAACATGTGCTGAAATTGTGTATAAATTAAAACTCTATGTCCTTGCTCTTTGAGCTTCACCATCATTTTATCCAAAAGCTGCAGTTTCCCAGAAGATTCCAACAGTTGTCTGACAAATGAAAATGGACATCAATGCACAAGAAAGAAAAGGAAAACAAATATAATAAGAAACATAACAAAAGCTAAAATATATTTTACTTGTAGAACTCATTGGTGTCTTCTGGTTCAACTCCCTCCAGCATAAAAGGGTGACAACAGAGCTTGCGCAATTCCATAACCACATTAATGAGAGAAATCTAAATTCAGAATTAAAAAGTATTAGATGTTAGTTTTAAGTTGAAGATAAGATGATAGCAGATTAAGGACAAAACAGTCTTTTCACCTGGGCGCCTCCTCGGCGAGTTAATAACTGATAGTTACGAGTTAAAATTGCCTTGTAGTACTCTTTCTGCTTGCTACTTAACTCCACACGTAAAATGAGCTCCTTTTTAGGAGGTAGTTTCTTCATAACATCTTTCTTCAATCCTACATTTATCACCAAAAAGTTATTATAAAGTTCAATTAAGATTTAAGAAACAAAACAAGCACAAGTTTTGAATATTTACTTCTTAGAAGATGAGGGGCCAACATCTTATGGAGCCTTGAAACTTGCTCTTCTTGATTGATATCCTTAAACTCTTCCTGAAACTCTTCCAAACTTGCAAACTGCAAAAAAATTGTAGCAACACAAGAAGATGTTTTAGGGTTATCTACTTCTCCTTATGTAATATCATAATCACACACAAGTAATGGTAAGGAGTTGCAATAATACTAACCTTCCCAGCATCAAGGAAGTGCATAAGCATGAAAAGCTCATCCAAGTTGTTCTGAAAACCATTTTCAAATCAGATCAAATATAAAAACTAAAAGATAAAGTAAATTATACAATTAAAAACTAGAACAAACCTGAAGAGGGGTTCCAGTCAATAATGTACGATGTCTGGTATCAAACTGTTTCAGTGCAGAAAACAACTTTGAATCCTTGTTCTTGAGACGATGGCCTTCGTCCACTATCTGCATGATTGAAAAGAATTCATCAAACAAAGATGTCATGATGTAATCATTGtggtaaaaagtcaaaaaaagttaCCATAGTCTCCCAGCTTATTGCCTTGAGGGACCCGTTATCTATGTTGATCATTTCATAAGATGTCAATAGGACATCAAATTTAATCCTGGCTTGCTTATTTTCATTTGACCCATGACTTGACTTCTTCTTCTTGTCCTTCTTATGAGACTTTGGGAAATAAAATTCATATTCACGTATTACAGCACGTGCAGCAGCTGTTCCAACATACATAACCTGCAGTGGGtttggggtttagggtttagggcttTATTTTGTACAACTTATTCAAAAGAAAATATTAGAAACTGAAAGATCTTGTAACTTACAACATTCATATGAGGCGCCCATGTGGCAAATTCACGTTCCCAGTTTCTCAATGTAGAAAGTGGTGCTACTACTAGATGTGGGGAGACATTCTCTTCATATAGAGAGGCTAAAAAGGCAATACTTTGTATTGTTTTTCCTGAGATTGTATATAACAATGTAAGTTGTAACTAACAATAACAAGTAACAAACCTGTAAAAAGACTAAGGAGAAAACATACCAAGACCCATTTCGTCTGCAAGTATGACATGTGTTTGTTTAGACCATGAGAAACGCAAGAAGTTTAATCCTTCAAGCTGATATGGGTGGAGCTCACCTACAATTACAACAAAAACACTTAAGATCTCTTAGTATCAAAAGTACAAAACTTGCTATAAATAATATTCCCAAAGTCAAGATAGATATTGCTTACCCCCAGGAAGAAATTCGGGACTCTTTTCAAACTGTTGAAATTCTTTTGACTTCTTTCTTAAGTCGGCTGCATCATGATTGTTGCTTTTCTGCTTCCTTAGTTTCCGATATCTAGACTGCAGTCTATTGAAATTCTCAATTTGTTGTTGAAATGATGAGATATCTGACTCTGATTCCCAATAACATTCATCATAGTTAAGTCCCACCCATTTTACAAGATATTCCTTTTCCTCCTCACCTTCTTGCCTGATTCATCCACCATATATAAGATTTCACTAAAAAGAACCAAAATGTGATTTCGTCTTATATAGCTAATATATGATTTTCAAGAAAGTTCACCTGCAAGCAAGAATTCGGTCAACCATTGTATATTCTGGCCTGATAGGAACATATTCATCTTCATTGTTGTTGCCCACATTCATTTGCTTGCGAAAATTGTTTACTTTTGTCCTTAAGCGAGGTAATTCCTTGTAAGcttttataaactctttttcAGGTACCCTGAAATACGGATGATTTTGCTAATCAGCAAAACATATACCGTTTAAATGAATAAGATAGTAGATAAACAGATAAATAGATATACCATGTGCAATGGAGATAAGATAGGCCTTTCCACTTCACAAGATATTGTTTCACAAATATCTGCTTGGAACCCAACTTTGAGGCATCACTATCATCAGCAACAGTAGGCCGCATTTCACAGTCCAAAAGTTTTTCAATATCATTTAGAGGATTAACCTGCAAGTAAAATAACTCATTAAAATCAAAATGTAGCATTTGAAGTGTTGAAGAAAAGCAGTTCATATAGTGCTATTTTAGAACTTACACATTTTGGACACCTCCAGCTGGTAGGAAGAGGAGCTTTCAGAGGTGGTATTAAACACTTTGGGTGATATTCGTAAGTGCAAGTTTCACAGACAAGTAGATTCCCGGATTCACCACATGCATTACATGAATCTTCTTTCTGTACATGAATATGTAACCCAATCACAACAGAACATAATGAAATTGGTATCTAAAAAGATGAAATTAAAGAAAATTACCGCATCATCTCTATTAATCTTCTCAAATTGCTCTGCATTCTTGGATTTACCTAGCAGGATGTCTGACTCATCATCAGAATCATCCAAACTATAGCGGGGTCTTGAGTCTGATCTGACACGAAGTCTCTCAACTAAACTACTCATTCCTGCAACATAGCCAACAAAACAATTACTTTTCATTTACCTTGCAGGATCTTATAAATTAACTCTAACAATAAGGATCAATTATATTCTTATAGGTACTTCAGCTCTACAAAGAATTCATACATTACACGGGAAATACAAGTTTCACCTACAAGGGCCAAAATACAAGTGGCTAATGATTATGACATGCTATTTCATTACTATTTGAAGAGTAGCCAGTAGGGACTAGGGacccaaaaatgaaaaaaaaacattacatttctCAATGTTTACTTGAAACAAATTAGGATATGTCAGGCACATACATAATGGCACTACAAATTCAGGCATGCACATATTAGCATAAAAGGTTCCATTACTACCAAGAACCAAAGCTCTAATTTCAGAATAGGAAAAATGATTAGCAAATAGCAATATAAAACCCATGACCAAGATCCCATAAGAGAGTATGAGACCCAACAATACAGTCAAATTATTTGCATCAACCATTCATTTCATAAGAAGTATGAGACTGCTGATTGTGAAACCCTGGTCAGACTCAAACTTTCTCAATCGGATTAGTATTGCAGCATACAAACGCAAATGTGTGAACCCATATATGTATTAATTCTGTGCTTCATTCCATTTCTAGATAGAATGAAGCTTCTACAACTAAGCAAGTATAAACAGAATAGCATCGTATAAACAACCATGAAATAGCCCATTCAAAGAAACTATAAGTAGAGCCAGAAAGGATGTCAATTAACATATATCAACAATCAAATTAAAAGCTTGTGCATATACAACTATCAGTAACATATTTAGATACACAATTAAAGAATCCCTAAAACACAAAATCGCAAGAGAACAAAAAATAGGTTAATTGAGGTGTATATGCCATTTCTCAAAGGTGTTTATAACAAGTGCTGATATATTAATATCTGATCATACATGAATTCTCGTGATTAAAAGCTAGGGTTTCGAGCAAAAACAACCCCACTTCGACAAAGGTTCAAGATATACAGGAATTACGTGTTGCATATATTTATTGAAATGTAGCAAACTCGACACCATAATAATAGAAAACCCCCTCAAAGCAAATGAGGCTCCAACAGCATCTCAATTTTAATCGACCAATCATATCTAAGAAAAGGTTCAGCAGAATTCACCTGAAACCGCAGCGATCTTGTAACTTAGTGTCAAACTCCAATCCACGCGACTGAGACTTTTGGATTTCGGTACACAGAACCCAAAATCTGATAATAATTTACAATTGCAGGGAATTGggtattagggtttcactaaatcTAAAGTTCATGGGCGTGGAATCAAGAGCAAAATTAAGACAGTGATAGATACTTGCCTGATGATGACCAGTTTCTGTGTTTCAAATCTCCTTGCTCCCACTTAGGATTGGAGGAATTTGAGAAAACCCTGCGCGAAAAAAACCGAGATTTCCCTTGTTGCACTTGCACCTCTGTTTTTTGTTTACCCTTTCTTTTTTGATTCTCTTTTAACTGATTTACTAGGGTTCGTTTTatagaaataaaataaatatatgtaaATACGGAGATACAATGTTGCAGTGACGATATATAAATACTATTTTTTTTTCCGTTGATCTATGTTTTAGCTGTAATTTAATAAAAAGATTAATTATTGAAGTAATTTGAAAATTATCATGTAAAAGAAATCATATCAATATATAATTTGTTATGTTTTAGATTTTACTAAAATTTGTActtaataattaagaaaaaaatatcGTTCAACCCCGTTCAAATATATTTTAACTGTACCAATTTTTATGTATATCTTAAATTATGGTAATTTATATAGTTCAACTTTCAACACCGTcatataaataaaaacaattacaacttttaaatgataaagattcaaaattcgaattttctaAATATGAAATACCTTCTTAGAATCGttaatttatattaattcttgtcTTGAAGATCATTTTTTTCTTTATGGAAACCTTTTTATAATAAAACAACTAACAATATAAATCACATCGAACTTGCAAAAGTCATCATTAATGTAGAAAAATAGAGAGAGAATTCAAACTAGAGATGAACATTGGTTAGGACTCGAATCGTATCGGACCAATAACTGAAGAACCGGAAACCGATTTAGTAGTAAATGGAGAACCAAGAACTCGACTGAATACTCCGATTCTTGTTTCCAGTTCAGTTCTATAGATAAGTGTCCTCTAAGATGTGTCTGGTACCTAAATCAGActgaaaaccgaaaaaccgaaaatCGATTTAATGGGAAATGAATAATTGAGAATCGGATGAATaccttgattttgattttggttacCTATTTTTTAAATATGACTATCAAAAACATTTTTTACGTGTGTATATTAAAGAAGAATATTAGGAAAGTAATTATGATAACATTTAAGTAGGTTAACGATAGACTGATAGTTAGTTAGTAATATGATATTCTAAAAAAAAGTTAGTTAGTGGTCTTCATTATTAATTAGAAAATCAGTAATGAGGTTAGTTACATGTAGGTTTAGTCTTTTGTGGTGTATGTTTGGATCTTTTTTGAACCAACAAATATAATTTAATCATAAACTAACATCTAATTCCACCAATGTCTATGACGAGACTTGAACCCTTGATCTCAAAGAGGGAGGACGATACCTACACCCATGAGCTAGAAACCATTTGGTCCATAATTACAACAAAACTAAAAAATCATCATTCATTTTTCATTTCTACCGTATCAATCATTCTCTTACAGTACAAACTTAGAAACTTTGTAATGATTTATGCAGTACGAATTTACTTGAGAGATCAAACGTTGTCAAGTGAGTTCATGTGATTTACAAATGGGATACATGCCTATGTATGTTGTGTcagattttatatgtttttactttATGCCaaattgttatgcatgttttGCAAGAGGAaagttatgtgttatgttagtaTGGTTTATGATAATGTTTTCAATGCTTGTGGATTATGAGGTTGGGATGTTGGGCATAATTTAGTTGTTAGGTTTTGATCCAACATTACCGAACGAGCTAATAATTGATCAAACGTTTAGGATATGTAAGGTTGCGATCCAACATTTATATGAGGGTTAGTTATTAGATTGTGATCCAACATTATCAGGCATACCAATAATCCTACAATTTAGCTGATGGGTTGTAATCTAAAATAATGTTCGGTTACATATTAGATCATGATCCACATAGTGTCCAATTATGAGATCTCAACGAGTGTTTTCGCTATGTTTAATTTTATATGATTTCAATTATGTATTAGATCATGATCCAGAAAGCATTAACAATTAATGTGGGGTTATGCATGCAACTAATATGGTTCATTTTACAGTATGCATGCAACCAATATGGTTCATTTTACAGTTTTTTCGTCTATTACAAGTAAGAAAACCAAAATGACATGATTTATAAGAAAGTAGTTGTGTTAcacaaatataatatataatagtaaatttattttataattgcatattaacaatttaattaaaaggtagaaaatttactaaaagtttaaaaCTAACTCAAAACAATGATATTAAGTTATTAACTATGAATATTCTCACTATCAAGTCATTATTTAAT is a window of Lactuca sativa cultivar Salinas chromosome 1, Lsat_Salinas_v11, whole genome shotgun sequence DNA encoding:
- the LOC111909934 gene encoding CHD3-type chromatin-remodeling factor PICKLE isoform X2 translates to MSSLVERLRVRSDSRPRYSLDDSDDESDILLGKSKNAEQFEKINRDDAKEDSCNACGESGNLLVCETCTYEYHPKCLIPPLKAPLPTSWRCPKCVNPLNDIEKLLDCEMRPTVADDSDASKLGSKQIFVKQYLVKWKGLSYLHCTWVPEKEFIKAYKELPRLRTKVNNFRKQMNVGNNNEDEYVPIRPEYTMVDRILACRQEGEEEKEYLVKWVGLNYDECYWESESDISSFQQQIENFNRLQSRYRKLRKQKSNNHDAADLRKKSKEFQQFEKSPEFLPGGELHPYQLEGLNFLRFSWSKQTHVILADEMGLGKTIQSIAFLASLYEENVSPHLVVAPLSTLRNWEREFATWAPHMNVVMYVGTAAARAVIREYEFYFPKSHKKDKKKKSSHGSNENKQARIKFDVLLTSYEMINIDNGSLKAISWETMIVDEGHRLKNKDSKLFSALKQFDTRHRTLLTGTPLQNNLDELFMLMHFLDAGKFASLEEFQEEFKDINQEEQVSRLHKMLAPHLLRRLKKDVMKKLPPKKELILRVELSSKQKEYYKAILTRNYQLLTRRGGAQISLINVVMELRKLCCHPFMLEGVEPEDTNEFYKQLLESSGKLQLLDKMMVKLKEQGHRVLIYTQFQHMLDLLEDYCNYKKWLYERIDGKVSGGERQVRIDRFNVSNSSRFCFLLSTRAGGLGINLATADTVIIYDSDWNPHADLQAMARAHRLGQKNKVMIFRLITRGTIEERMMEMTKKKMVLEHLVVGKLKNQNINQEELDDIIRYGSKELFADENDEAMKSRQIHYDDAAIDRLLNRDYTEEENAAMEDAEEDGFLKAFKVANFEYIDEASKEEEEIQEPIAEDKSAATNPERSSYWEELLKDRYEVHKVEELNSMGKGKRSRKQMVSVEDDDLAGLEDVSSDADDNYEAELSDGENSAGATPVKKPYRKKTRGMIHFYLLIFYKLHKFVLFGVIIFVNGIFFLIIFAVDNAELLPLMEGEGRAFRVLGFNQSQRAQFVQILMRFGVGDFDWAEFTSRLKQKSYEEIKVYGTLFLSHISEDITDAATFSDGVPKEGLRIEDVLVRIAVLLLVRDKVKNTSENQSAPLFTDDIIYRYPGLRGLKFWKEEHDRTLLRAVLKHGYGRWQAIVDDKDLRVQEVICQELNLPGINMSLPGAPQGQFVPPGSVEAQTPATAVAATQPQAQAQVQDSTAAANNALYHFREMQRRLVEFVKKRVLLLEKGLNAEYQKEYFGDEKPNEIRNDDMETDQKVVDRPSASHNDTSSQMIGQLPQIQVISPEEITAAACDDKKDRLAMARHYNEMCKIVEENAVESVEAYVGNKPGAGLKLKKKLEPLEGIHEQVSKILGNEKSNGDVSQHEVNGTTNTADVAMEDGEGRSPGVIVLE
- the LOC111909934 gene encoding CHD3-type chromatin-remodeling factor PICKLE isoform X1, translated to MSSLVERLRVRSDSRPRYSLDDSDDESDILLGKSKNAEQFEKINRDDAKEDSCNACGESGNLLVCETCTYEYHPKCLIPPLKAPLPTSWRCPKCVNPLNDIEKLLDCEMRPTVADDSDASKLGSKQIFVKQYLVKWKGLSYLHCTWVPEKEFIKAYKELPRLRTKVNNFRKQMNVGNNNEDEYVPIRPEYTMVDRILACRQEGEEEKEYLVKWVGLNYDECYWESESDISSFQQQIENFNRLQSRYRKLRKQKSNNHDAADLRKKSKEFQQFEKSPEFLPGGELHPYQLEGLNFLRFSWSKQTHVILADEMGLGKTIQSIAFLASLYEENVSPHLVVAPLSTLRNWEREFATWAPHMNVVMYVGTAAARAVIREYEFYFPKSHKKDKKKKSSHGSNENKQARIKFDVLLTSYEMINIDNGSLKAISWETMIVDEGHRLKNKDSKLFSALKQFDTRHRTLLTGTPLQNNLDELFMLMHFLDAGKFASLEEFQEEFKDINQEEQVSRLHKMLAPHLLRRLKKDVMKKLPPKKELILRVELSSKQKEYYKAILTRNYQLLTRRGGAQISLINVVMELRKLCCHPFMLEGVEPEDTNEFYKQLLESSGKLQLLDKMMVKLKEQGHRVLIYTQFQHMLDLLEDYCNYKKWLYERIDGKVSGGERQVRIDRFNVSNSSRFCFLLSTRAGGLGINLATADTVIIYDSDWNPHADLQAMARAHRLGQKNKVMIFRLITRGTIEERMMEMTKKKMVLEHLVVGKLKNQNINQEELDDIIRYGSKELFADENDEAMKSRQIHYDDAAIDRLLNRDYTEEENAAMEDAEEDGFLKAFKVANFEYIDEASKEEEEIQEPIAEDKSAATNPERSSYWEELLKDRYEVHKVEELNSMGKGKRSRKQMVSVEDDDLAGLEDVSSDADDNYEAELSDGENSAGATPVKKPYRKKTRVDNAELLPLMEGEGRAFRVLGFNQSQRAQFVQILMRFGVGDFDWAEFTSRLKQKSYEEIKVYGTLFLSHISEDITDAATFSDGVPKEGLRIEDVLVRIAVLLLVRDKVKNTSENQSAPLFTDDIIYRYPGLRGLKFWKEEHDRTLLRAVLKHGYGRWQAIVDDKDLRVQEVICQELNLPGINMSLPGAPQGQFVPPGSVEAQTPATAVAATQPQAQAQVQDSTAAANNALYHFREMQRRLVEFVKKRVLLLEKGLNAEYQKEYFGDEKPNEIRNDDMETDQKVVDRPSASHNDTSSQMIGQLPQIQVISPEEITAAACDDKKDRLAMARHYNEMCKIVEENAVESVEAYVGNKPGAGLKLKKKLEPLEGIHEQVSKILGNEKSNGDVSQHEVNGTTNTADVAMEDGEGRSPGVIVLE